One Azospirillum sp. B510 genomic window carries:
- a CDS encoding LysR substrate-binding domain-containing protein, producing MNPAIASANRLDHGKGAGAVAAGELVSVMPVRLGLSPARNNQPRIPLIPDMEIPNMGRLPMEHLGALNAFVQTAEAGSFAAAAIKLGISASAVGKAVARLEERLGIRLFHRSTRSLTLTPEGELFRDRCRRIFCEIEAAELELSQTRAAPRGKLRVSLPLIGMLMMPAVMAFMRAYPEIELDLDFTDRLVDVIDEGFDAVIRTGEARDSRLMMRRVGAFSHRIVGSPEYFAAHGVPKVPEDLTAHACLHHKYPSTGKLERWPLARDGVDIDMALPVTLVASTLEPQICLAEEGFGLACLPQFAARAQLSRGTLVSVLDDFIRDVGAFHILWPASRHPSPKLSAFVSFMAENLLRDPQPLGGCQTAKLSKPGGTNISVRRAGKKLARVSLMKMPLFGTG from the coding sequence ATGAACCCAGCCATCGCGAGCGCCAACAGGTTGGACCATGGGAAGGGAGCCGGGGCCGTTGCGGCCGGGGAGCTTGTCTCTGTCATGCCCGTGAGATTAGGGCTATCGCCGGCCCGGAATAATCAGCCTAGAATTCCGCTTATACCGGACATGGAGATCCCTAATATGGGAAGGCTGCCCATGGAACACCTCGGCGCGCTCAACGCCTTCGTTCAGACGGCCGAGGCCGGCAGCTTCGCCGCCGCGGCGATCAAGCTCGGCATTTCGGCCTCCGCCGTGGGCAAGGCGGTGGCCCGGTTGGAGGAACGGCTTGGCATCCGCCTGTTTCACCGCTCGACCCGGTCGCTGACCCTGACGCCCGAGGGCGAGCTTTTCCGTGACCGCTGTCGCCGCATCTTCTGCGAGATCGAGGCGGCGGAACTCGAATTGTCGCAGACCCGCGCGGCGCCGCGCGGCAAGCTCCGCGTCAGCCTGCCGCTGATCGGGATGCTGATGATGCCGGCGGTGATGGCCTTCATGCGCGCCTATCCCGAGATCGAGCTCGACCTCGATTTCACCGACCGGTTGGTGGATGTGATCGACGAAGGCTTCGACGCGGTGATCCGCACCGGCGAAGCGCGCGACAGCCGGTTGATGATGCGCCGTGTCGGCGCCTTCTCCCACCGCATCGTCGGGTCGCCGGAGTATTTCGCGGCGCATGGTGTGCCGAAGGTGCCGGAAGACCTCACCGCCCACGCCTGCCTCCACCACAAATACCCCTCGACGGGCAAGCTGGAGCGCTGGCCGCTGGCGCGCGACGGGGTGGACATCGATATGGCTCTGCCGGTCACGCTGGTTGCGAGCACGCTGGAACCCCAGATCTGTCTGGCCGAGGAGGGCTTCGGCCTTGCCTGCCTGCCGCAGTTCGCCGCGCGCGCCCAGCTTTCACGCGGCACGCTGGTCAGCGTGCTCGACGACTTCATCCGCGATGTCGGCGCGTTCCATATCCTGTGGCCGGCGAGCCGCCACCCGTCGCCGAAACTGTCGGCCTTCGTCTCCTTCATGGCCGAAAACCTGCTGCGCGATCCGCAACCATTGGGTGGTTGCCAAACCGCAAAGCTGTCCAAACCTGGCGGCACGAATATATCTGTTCGTCGAGCTGGTAAAAAACTGG
- a CDS encoding MFS transporter, which yields MTETSSPAATAPAPFPWSNLLALAMAGFITILTEALPAGLLPQIGASLGVSEALAGQLVTLYAAGSLAAAIPLTTATQGMRRRPLLLIAIFGFAVANTATALSGSYGLTLVARLMAGGSAGLLWALIAGYAARMVPEGSKGRAIAVAMIGTPLALSLGIPAGTYSGAVIGWRASFGIMSGLSLILIAWVAMKVPDFAGQAEDKRRPLGHVFVLPGIRPVLFVTLTFVLAHNILYTYIAPLLSGGGGTVRTDLALLVFGLAALAGIWIVGLLIDHHLRPLTLISIALFGLAVLALGIAGHAPEVALSATGLWGLAFGGVATLFQTALAKAAGDMHDLAQCMLVTAWNAAIAGGGLIGGLLLDHVGAGAFAPVALLLLAAAYVAVHGACRHGFPHSFVP from the coding sequence ATGACAGAGACAAGCTCCCCGGCCGCAACGGCCCCGGCTCCCTTCCCATGGTCCAACCTGTTGGCGCTCGCGATGGCTGGGTTCATCACCATCCTGACCGAAGCGCTTCCGGCGGGTCTGTTGCCGCAGATCGGCGCGAGCCTCGGCGTTTCCGAGGCGCTCGCCGGGCAGCTCGTCACGCTCTACGCCGCCGGTTCGCTCGCGGCGGCCATCCCGCTGACGACCGCGACGCAAGGGATGCGGCGGCGGCCGCTGCTTCTCATCGCCATCTTCGGGTTCGCGGTGGCGAACACGGCGACGGCCCTGTCGGGCAGCTATGGGCTGACGCTCGTCGCCCGGCTCATGGCCGGGGGTTCCGCGGGTCTCCTGTGGGCGCTGATCGCCGGCTATGCCGCGCGGATGGTGCCGGAAGGATCGAAGGGACGCGCCATCGCCGTCGCGATGATCGGCACGCCGCTGGCGCTGTCGCTCGGCATTCCGGCAGGAACATATTCGGGCGCGGTGATCGGGTGGCGGGCGTCGTTCGGAATCATGAGCGGCCTCAGCCTGATCCTGATCGCCTGGGTGGCGATGAAAGTCCCCGACTTCGCGGGGCAGGCCGAGGACAAGCGACGTCCGCTCGGCCATGTCTTCGTCCTGCCGGGAATCCGCCCGGTGCTGTTCGTCACGCTGACCTTCGTGCTCGCGCACAACATCCTCTACACCTACATCGCCCCATTGCTGAGCGGTGGCGGCGGGACCGTCAGGACCGACCTCGCTCTGCTCGTCTTCGGACTGGCCGCGCTGGCCGGGATCTGGATCGTCGGACTCCTGATCGACCATCACCTGCGCCCGCTCACCCTGATCAGCATCGCGCTGTTCGGCCTCGCGGTTCTCGCGCTCGGTATCGCCGGTCATGCGCCTGAGGTGGCCTTGAGTGCCACGGGACTCTGGGGCCTCGCCTTCGGCGGCGTCGCCACGCTGTTTCAGACCGCCCTCGCCAAGGCCGCCGGAGACATGCACGACCTCGCCCAGTGCATGCTCGTCACCGCCTGGAACGCGGCCATCGCCGGCGGCGGCCTGATCGGCGGATTGCTGCTCGATCACGTCGGCGCCGGTGCCTTCGCACCCGTCGCCCTTCTGCTGCTGGCCGCGGCCTATGTCGCCGTCCACGGCGCCTGCCGGCACGGATTTCCCCATTCCTTCGTCCCTTGA
- a CDS encoding serine hydrolase domain-containing protein, with amino-acid sequence MFERPLQAFSTLSKRLDAVIDGAIAAERIVGAVVLLRWNGEPIYTRAAGMADREAGAPMREDALFRLASVSKLFVAAAAMALVGQGKLDLDRPITEWLPDFEPRFEGEPVVLSLRHLLTHTSGLGYGFLEPEDGPLHRAGVSDGMDRTGITLAENLRRLAGVPLLFRPGTRFCYSLALDVVGALIEAATGLTLSQAVRALVTEPLGLNDTGFPVADPSRLAAAYADDTPHPRRMRQPDLVPFLPGLPGFSMDPSRAFDEQAFPSGGVGMIGSAGDTMALLEALRSGGAPLMPSAQAADMGRDQIAGIDMEGSPGWGHGLGFSVLRDAKAAGVTETPGAWRWGGAYGHSWFVDSGKNLTLVAFTNTALEGMSNGGRFSADLSRALYAAIGP; translated from the coding sequence ATGTTTGAACGTCCGCTTCAGGCCTTCTCCACGCTCTCCAAGCGCCTTGATGCCGTCATCGACGGCGCGATCGCCGCCGAACGCATTGTCGGCGCCGTTGTCCTGCTGCGCTGGAACGGAGAGCCGATCTACACCCGTGCCGCCGGCATGGCCGATCGCGAGGCCGGCGCCCCGATGCGCGAGGACGCGCTGTTCCGCCTCGCCTCGGTCTCCAAGCTCTTCGTCGCGGCGGCGGCCATGGCCCTGGTCGGTCAAGGCAAGCTCGATCTCGATCGGCCGATCACCGAATGGCTTCCCGATTTCGAGCCGCGCTTCGAGGGAGAGCCCGTCGTCCTCTCGCTTCGGCACCTCCTCACCCACACGTCCGGTCTCGGCTACGGCTTTCTCGAGCCGGAGGATGGGCCACTGCATCGGGCCGGCGTTTCCGACGGCATGGACCGAACCGGGATCACGCTCGCCGAGAATCTGCGCCGGCTCGCCGGGGTGCCATTGCTGTTCCGGCCGGGCACGCGGTTTTGCTATTCGCTCGCCCTCGATGTCGTGGGCGCCTTGATCGAGGCCGCGACGGGCCTGACGCTGTCGCAGGCGGTGCGAGCGCTGGTGACCGAACCGCTCGGGTTGAACGACACCGGCTTCCCGGTTGCGGACCCGAGCCGGCTGGCCGCGGCTTACGCCGACGACACCCCGCATCCGCGCCGGATGCGTCAGCCCGACCTGGTGCCGTTTCTTCCCGGTCTCCCCGGCTTCAGCATGGACCCGTCACGCGCATTCGACGAGCAGGCCTTTCCATCCGGCGGCGTCGGCATGATCGGCAGTGCCGGCGACACGATGGCCCTGCTCGAAGCGCTGCGGTCGGGCGGCGCGCCGCTGATGCCGTCGGCACAGGCGGCGGACATGGGGCGGGATCAGATCGCCGGCATCGATATGGAGGGCTCGCCCGGCTGGGGCCATGGCCTCGGTTTCTCGGTCTTGCGCGATGCGAAGGCGGCCGGCGTGACCGAAACTCCCGGCGCGTGGCGCTGGGGCGGCGCCTATGGCCATAGTTGGTTCGTCGATTCCGGCAAGAACCTGACACTGGTCGCCTTCACCAACACCGCGCTCGAAGGCATGTCGAATGGCGGCCGCTTTTCCGCCGATCTGAGCCGTGCCCTTTATGCCGCGATCGGACCATGA
- a CDS encoding TetR/AcrR family transcriptional regulator, with the protein MRKVDPAKHEEKRQEILEAAGRCFTRSGFHGATTSAICAEANISPGHLFHYFDSKEAMIAAIIRARLDDAMAHTERVMESADPFGTFVQGIEDALLTKGRMNNALLLDMLAEARHNPTMAKIVQDSTRQGRAVVAAFLRKGQEEGRVDANLDPELAAAIVIGVIDGSQSIAIRDPELDKEKSGKLLLTMLLRLFAPPATADDA; encoded by the coding sequence ATGCGCAAGGTCGACCCAGCCAAGCACGAGGAGAAGCGTCAGGAAATCCTGGAGGCCGCCGGGAGGTGCTTCACACGCAGCGGATTTCATGGCGCCACCACCTCCGCGATTTGTGCGGAGGCAAATATCAGCCCCGGACATCTCTTCCATTACTTTGATAGTAAGGAGGCGATGATAGCGGCGATCATCCGGGCCCGTCTCGACGATGCCATGGCGCACACCGAGCGCGTGATGGAGAGCGCGGACCCCTTTGGAACGTTCGTGCAGGGAATCGAGGATGCGTTGCTGACCAAAGGCAGAATGAATAACGCATTGTTATTGGACATGCTGGCGGAAGCTAGACACAACCCCACTATGGCCAAGATCGTTCAGGACAGCACGCGCCAAGGGCGGGCCGTGGTGGCGGCGTTTTTGCGCAAGGGTCAGGAAGAGGGGCGGGTCGACGCGAACCTGGATCCGGAATTGGCCGCGGCGATCGTCATCGGCGTGATCGATGGTTCTCAATCCATCGCCATCCGCGACCCCGAGCTCGATAAGGAGAAGAGCGGCAAGCTGCTCCTGACGATGCTCTTGCGCTTGTTCGCTCCGCCCGCGACAGCCGACGACGCGTAG
- a CDS encoding DUF3313 family protein, producing MVRPSKISLALLFVTGGLAGCASQPVRYQGLASTEQLTANPQDKGGHLPFVYVANNTDWSKYGAFLLEPVLIYSGPDGQFGDVSDEDKRALASYIQEQFARALVLQPVAKDGICGRAAC from the coding sequence ATGGTAAGACCATCGAAGATATCGCTTGCCCTTCTCTTCGTGACAGGCGGGTTGGCGGGATGCGCTTCACAACCCGTTCGCTACCAAGGGCTCGCATCCACAGAGCAACTTACGGCCAACCCGCAAGACAAGGGCGGGCACCTGCCCTTCGTCTATGTCGCGAACAACACCGACTGGTCCAAATACGGCGCTTTTTTGCTCGAGCCCGTATTGATCTATTCAGGTCCCGACGGCCAATTCGGAGACGTCTCCGACGAGGATAAGCGAGCATTGGCGAGCTATATCCAGGAGCAATTCGCTCGAGCCCTAGTACTACAGCCGGTCGCGAAAGACGGAATATGCGGCCGGGCGGCCTGTTGA
- a CDS encoding IS701-like element ISAzs6 family transposase, whose amino-acid sequence MTEMTEAAEWSDALEGLVGGLRSFYSAAGRQRALRYVRGLLAPLDRKNGWQLAEAAGDCSPAAMQDFLARTRWDADAVRDDLQAYVIERLSDDEAVLVLDETGFVKKGTRSVGVKRQYSGTAGRIENCQIGVFLGYASRRGRVLVDRALYLPEDWAGNDERRRMAGVPNAVGFATKPKLGRAMLERAVAAGLPCRWVTADSVYGGDYALRLWLERQPLGYVLAITSKQRAPMGFDTVKERTTGFTATDWQRLSAGDGAKGPRLYDWAHKTYASLREGWCRGLLVRRSIAEPDKLTYYLTFAPEGTPVATLVRVAGSRWTIESCFEAAKGEVGLDQYEVRSWTGWHRHVTLAMLALAFLTVVRTAAIGGRGSTRPVRRSSALDRARDPRPPGRLDRPAPRATHRHYRLVHLAKTPPTASTALPLETTHPNR is encoded by the coding sequence ATGACCGAGATGACGGAAGCGGCGGAATGGTCCGATGCCCTGGAAGGGCTGGTCGGCGGATTGAGGTCCTTCTACAGCGCGGCCGGTCGCCAACGGGCTCTGCGTTACGTGAGAGGTCTTTTGGCGCCGCTGGATCGCAAGAATGGCTGGCAGTTGGCCGAAGCCGCCGGGGATTGCTCGCCGGCGGCGATGCAGGATTTCCTGGCCCGGACCCGTTGGGATGCCGACGCCGTCCGCGACGACCTCCAGGCCTATGTCATCGAACGGTTGAGCGACGATGAGGCCGTGCTGGTCCTCGATGAAACCGGCTTCGTCAAGAAGGGCACCCGCTCGGTCGGGGTGAAGCGGCAGTATTCCGGCACCGCCGGACGTATCGAAAACTGCCAGATCGGCGTCTTCCTCGGCTACGCCAGCCGACGCGGCCGGGTGCTGGTCGACCGCGCTCTCTATCTGCCCGAGGACTGGGCTGGCAACGACGAACGCCGACGGATGGCCGGCGTCCCCAACGCCGTCGGCTTCGCCACCAAGCCGAAACTGGGGCGGGCGATGCTGGAGCGCGCCGTGGCAGCCGGCCTGCCCTGCCGCTGGGTGACCGCCGACTCCGTCTACGGCGGGGACTACGCGCTGCGGCTATGGCTGGAGCGCCAACCGCTGGGCTACGTGCTGGCGATCACCAGCAAACAGCGCGCGCCCATGGGCTTCGATACGGTCAAGGAGCGGACGACCGGCTTCACCGCCACCGACTGGCAGCGGTTGAGTGCTGGCGACGGAGCCAAGGGGCCACGCCTCTACGACTGGGCGCACAAAACCTACGCTTCCCTGCGCGAGGGCTGGTGCCGCGGTCTGCTGGTGCGCCGCTCCATCGCCGAGCCGGACAAACTCACCTACTATCTGACCTTCGCCCCGGAAGGCACGCCGGTCGCCACATTGGTCCGGGTCGCCGGGTCGCGCTGGACCATCGAGTCCTGCTTCGAGGCGGCGAAGGGCGAGGTCGGGCTCGACCAGTACGAGGTGCGCTCGTGGACCGGCTGGCACCGCCACGTCACCTTGGCCATGCTGGCCCTGGCCTTTCTCACCGTCGTGCGCACGGCGGCCATCGGGGGGAGAGGATCAACTCGACCTGTCCGCCGATCTTCTGCCCTTGACCGTGCCCGAGATCCGCGCCCTCCTGGTCGCCTTGATCGGCCGGCCCCCCGCGCCACCCACCGCCATTATCGATTGGTCCATCTGGCGAAGACGCCACCAACAGCGAGCACGGCGCTCCCATTGGAAACGACGCACCCAAACCGATAA
- a CDS encoding IS5-like element ISAzs9 family transposase (programmed frameshift), which translates to MALDRIVLRDDQWERIAPLLPGKVGDPGRSAADNRLFLEAVLWIVRVGAPWRDLPAAFGNWNSVFQRYRRWAKAGVFDEVFAALSSDADFEYAIIDGTIVRVHQHGTGAKGGTQAQAIGRSRGGLTTKILAVVDALGNLGRFILLPGQRHDSVGVEPVLDGIEFSALLADKAFDSNAIRILIAERGAVAVIPSKANRSPPIPHDAEMYKWRHLVENFFCKIKEFRRIATRYDKTDTSFAAAINLVATVLVTR; encoded by the exons GTGGCCTTGGATCGGATTGTATTGCGAGATGATCAGTGGGAGCGGATAGCGCCGCTTCTTCCCGGCAAAGTGGGTGACCCTGGCCGCTCGGCAGCGGACAATCGCCTGTTTTTGGAGGCGGTCCTGTGGATCGTCCGCGTTGGAGCGCCCTGGCGGGACTTGCCCGCAGCGTTCGGCAATTGGAACTCGGTGTTCCAGCGCTATCGCCGATGGGCCAAGGCCGGTGTCTTCGACGAGGTCTTCGCCGCTTTATCGAGCGACGCGGACTTCGAGTACGCGATCATTGATGGCACGATTGTCCGGGTGCATCAGCACGGTACCGGCGCAA AGGGGGGGACTCAGGCTCAGGCCATCGGTCGCTCTCGTGGCGGGCTGACGACCAAGATCCTGGCCGTCGTCGATGCGTTGGGGAACCTTGGGCGCTTCATCCTGCTGCCGGGCCAGCGACATGACAGCGTCGGCGTCGAACCGGTGCTGGACGGCATCGAATTCTCCGCCTTGCTGGCTGACAAAGCCTTCGACAGCAACGCCATCCGTATCTTGATCGCCGAGCGAGGCGCGGTCGCCGTCATTCCGTCCAAGGCCAACCGATCTCCCCCGATTCCCCACGACGCCGAGATGTACAAATGGCGCCATCTGGTCGAGAACTTCTTCTGCAAAATCAAAGAATTCCGACGCATCGCCACACGATACGACAAAACTGATACAAGCTTCGCCGCTGCCATTAACCTCGTCGCTACCGTCTTGGTAACACGATGA
- a CDS encoding fatty acid desaturase family protein, which translates to MSAASDRPGGPPVGSIGGERIRAALRAYQHPSLPESLGQIATSFLPFLACWWLMYLSLGVHYGLTLLLAIPAAGFLIRIFIIQHDCGHGAFFRSHRANHIVGAVCGVLTLTPYANWRRQHAGHHAHWNNLDQRLSGADIYSSCLTLEEYLALDRRSRFFHRLLRQPALALLLLPPLVFLVLYRIPFDTPKGWHRERWSVHGTNLAIAALFVGLGNLLGFRNVLLVQLPISILGAIAGVWLFSVQHRFEQALWARQRDWTFIDAALRGSSYLRLPRLLQWFTGNIGFHHVHHLNPRIPNYRLEACHRQIPALTAIPALTLGSAIRSRHLWLWDEARGRLVGFPR; encoded by the coding sequence ATGAGCGCCGCCTCCGACCGTCCAGGCGGACCGCCGGTCGGTTCCATCGGCGGTGAGCGGATACGGGCCGCGCTGCGGGCCTATCAGCACCCCAGCCTGCCCGAAAGCCTCGGCCAAATCGCGACGTCGTTCCTGCCGTTCCTGGCCTGCTGGTGGCTGATGTACCTCAGCCTTGGCGTCCACTATGGCCTGACGCTGCTATTGGCGATTCCAGCGGCCGGTTTCCTGATCCGCATCTTCATCATTCAGCACGATTGCGGCCACGGCGCCTTCTTCCGGTCCCACCGGGCCAACCACATCGTCGGAGCCGTCTGCGGCGTGCTGACCCTGACACCCTATGCGAACTGGCGGCGGCAGCATGCCGGCCACCATGCCCACTGGAACAATCTCGACCAGCGGCTGAGCGGCGCGGACATCTATTCAAGCTGCCTGACGCTGGAGGAATACCTCGCGCTGGACCGTCGCAGCCGCTTTTTCCATCGCCTGCTGCGCCAACCGGCTCTCGCCCTGTTGCTGCTGCCGCCGCTGGTCTTTCTGGTGCTCTACCGCATTCCCTTCGACACGCCGAAGGGCTGGCATCGGGAACGCTGGTCGGTCCATGGCACCAACCTCGCGATCGCGGCCCTCTTCGTCGGGCTCGGCAATCTGTTGGGCTTTCGCAACGTGCTTCTGGTCCAGTTGCCGATCTCCATCCTCGGTGCGATCGCCGGGGTCTGGCTGTTCTCGGTGCAGCACCGGTTCGAGCAGGCGCTGTGGGCGCGGCAGAGGGATTGGACCTTCATCGACGCCGCCTTGCGGGGAAGCTCGTACCTGCGGCTGCCCCGGCTCCTGCAATGGTTCACCGGGAACATCGGCTTCCATCACGTCCATCACCTGAATCCGCGAATCCCCAACTACCGGCTGGAAGCCTGTCATCGGCAGATTCCAGCGCTGACTGCGATCCCCGCCCTGACCCTGGGTTCGGCCATCCGCAGCCGGCACCTCTGGCTGTGGGACGAGGCGCGAGGCCGGCTGGTCGGTTTTCCGCGTTGA
- a CDS encoding DUF2382 domain-containing protein: protein MVMVQNDPVRIEREAVPIIEESATVGKQSHVTETVQARTVIHEREQPIDVQLSSSAITIERVPVNRFIDDPIPDRQDGDTTIISVIEEVAVVEMRLKLVEEVRITRRTETRRLHDTVTVRRQDVTIERRTPDDRSGNDLTDR, encoded by the coding sequence ATGGTCATGGTGCAGAACGATCCGGTCCGGATCGAACGCGAAGCCGTGCCGATAATCGAGGAATCTGCGACCGTCGGCAAACAGTCGCATGTCACCGAGACGGTCCAGGCCCGCACGGTTATCCACGAACGCGAACAGCCGATCGACGTTCAATTGTCGTCTTCGGCGATCACGATCGAACGGGTGCCGGTCAACCGTTTCATCGACGACCCGATCCCCGACCGCCAGGACGGCGATACCACGATCATCTCGGTCATCGAAGAGGTGGCCGTGGTGGAGATGCGGCTGAAACTGGTGGAGGAGGTGCGGATCACCCGCCGCACCGAAACCCGACGACTGCACGACACCGTCACCGTCCGCAGACAGGACGTGACCATCGAACGGCGGACTCCGGACGACCGATCCGGAAACGACCTCACAGACCGCTGA
- a CDS encoding YsnF/AvaK domain-containing protein produces the protein MSKMIVGLYKEPNAAKTAFQALVAAGCRDEDLETFNEAAGSERAIEELLEHGFDKDMAQRYASAVQQGHTLLMADIADKDADAAQAILEDNGAMDLADAGRQAEKRAGKDNNGKAQHKATEETVIPVIEEEVEIGKRQTTGSVRVSSEVTETPVRKTVHLRDETVGVEQRKADRAPSKAEADAAFTGKTVEMTATSETAKVAKEARVVGEVVLEKSASEREETVETTARRTDVKVERAGGKPQAKR, from the coding sequence ATGAGTAAGATGATCGTAGGCTTGTACAAGGAGCCGAACGCAGCGAAGACCGCTTTCCAGGCCCTCGTGGCGGCCGGTTGCCGGGACGAGGATCTCGAGACCTTCAACGAGGCCGCCGGCAGCGAACGCGCCATCGAGGAATTGCTGGAGCACGGCTTCGACAAGGACATGGCGCAACGCTACGCCTCCGCCGTCCAGCAGGGGCACACCCTGCTGATGGCCGACATCGCCGACAAGGATGCGGATGCCGCCCAGGCGATCCTGGAAGACAACGGCGCCATGGACCTGGCCGACGCCGGACGCCAAGCCGAGAAGCGGGCCGGAAAGGACAATAACGGCAAGGCCCAACATAAGGCGACCGAAGAGACCGTCATCCCGGTGATCGAGGAGGAGGTCGAGATCGGCAAGCGCCAGACCACCGGCAGCGTCCGGGTTTCCAGCGAAGTCACCGAAACCCCGGTTCGCAAGACCGTCCACCTTCGTGACGAGACGGTGGGAGTCGAACAGCGCAAGGCCGACCGCGCGCCGAGCAAGGCCGAAGCCGATGCCGCCTTCACCGGGAAGACCGTCGAGATGACGGCCACCAGCGAGACGGCGAAGGTCGCCAAGGAGGCCCGGGTGGTGGGCGAAGTCGTTCTGGAGAAGTCCGCCAGCGAGCGGGAGGAAACGGTCGAGACCACGGCACGCCGCACCGACGTGAAGGTCGAACGCGCCGGCGGCAAGCCGCAGGCGAAACGTTGA